In Brevibacterium pigmentatum, the sequence CGACGGATCGGACGAGTGCGGGCGGAGGGCGATCACGCTCGTGCCCGACCATCATGTGTGCATCGTCCGGACGGACGACATCGTCGACATCGTCCCTGAGGGAATATCCCGGCTCGACGCGCACGCACCGCTGACGTTCATCTCCGGCCCCTCGGCCACGAGCGACATCGAGCTCAGCCGGGTCGAAGGAGTGCACGGACCGCGCACCCTCGACGTCATCATCCTCAGCAGTTGAGCGCAGCAGGGACCTTCGATTCTGCCGAGCCGGCGAGCGCACTTGGACCGGCGAGTGCGAACGGATCGGCGAGTGCGGAACAATAGAGCCCATGACCACGGCGCAGACTCTTCAGTACCCGCAGCCGGACCGGCCACGACGTCGCAGCCGGCGGACGACGCTCATCGTCTCCGCTGTCGTCATCGTCCTCACCCTCATCATCGGTGTGATCGCGGCCGACCGCATCGTCGACTACACCACGGAGCAGCGCATCGCCGACGGGCTCGCCGACTACGGTGAGACCGAGGTCTCCGTCGACGGCTTCTTCGTCCTCACGCAGCTGGCCTCCCGGGAGCTGAACTCGGTGCATGTCACCGCCGACGAGGCGACCTATGAGGGTGTCGACTTCACCGATGTCGATGCGAAACTCTATGACGTTCCGACCAGCGGGTCGAAGCCCATCGGCACCGTCGACGGTACGGCGGTGCTCCCCCACTCGACCCTCGACGAACTCGCCGCCGAGCATGCGAACCTGCCCGAGGGGATGTCCTTCACCACCGTCGGAGACGAGCTCTTCCTCAAGGGGTCGATGTTCGGTCAGGATCTGCTCGTGGGCATCGACCCGAAGGCCGACGGACGACGGGCCGTCGTCGACGCGACGACGATCAAGCTGGGGTCGGCGGAGTTCCCCCTCGACCGTCTGCCGGCGTTCCTCACCTCGGCGATCTCCGATATCGTCATCGATCTCGACTTCCTGCCCGCCGGACTCGAACTCACCGACATCACCGCCACCGACTCGGGCCTGCAGGTCCGCCTCCACGGGTCCGGGGTCAGCATGCAGTAGACGAACACGGCTGAACCCGCGCCGTCGATTCTGGTGCGCGGACTCCCCGGCATCGGCTCAAGAGAGGACTCAATGATGAGCATGATCAATCCCGTAAGCGAACGCGTCGCCTCCGAACTCACCGAGCTGTCGACGCTGACCGACTCCGAGCGTCCCGGCTGGACGAGACGTGCCCTCAGCGAGTTCGACGTCTCGGGTCGAGAATTCGCACGCAGGCTCATGCGGCAGGCCGGGATGGACACCCGCATCGACGGTGCCGGCAATGTCATCGGAGTGCTGCCCGGTCGCCTCGGTGGTCGACAGATCATGCTCGGCTCGCACACCGACACCGTTGACGGCGGCGGACGCTTCGACGGGATCGTCGGGGTGCTCGGCGCGATCGAGGTGGTGCGGCTCATCCGGGAGCACGGCATCCGCGTCGATCACGATCTTGTGGTCGTGGTGTTCTTCAACGAGGAGCCCAACGAGTTCGGTCTCTTCTGTGTCGGCTCCCGCGCGATGACCGGTCAGGTCGACCGCAGCACCTTGGCGGTCACGGACCCGCACGGGCGCAGCCTCGCCGAGGCTCTGCCGGACTCACGCATCGACCCTGAGGAGTTCCTCAGCTCGGCCTACGATTTCACTCCAGTCACTGCGTTCCTCGAACTTCACATCGAGCAGGGCCCCGAGCTCGAACGCGCCGGTCGACAGATCGGCGTTGTCGAGACGATCACGGGAATCAACCACTTCCGGGCCCTCTTCACCGGCCGCCAGGACCATGCCGGCACCACCCCGATGGACGTGCGGGCCGATGCCGGCTGCGCCGCGGCCGGAACGGTGCTCGCCGTGGAATCGATCGCCGAATCGGGGACGAACACCCGCGGCACCAGCGGACAGATCCGCTTCACTCCCGAAGCCGTCAATGTCGTCTCGCAGATCGCGCAAGTCGAAGGTGAGTTCCGCGGCCCTGACGGCTCCTGGCTCAACGACGCACAGCGTCGCCTGACCGCTGCGGCCGGCACGGAGGCCGAGAAGCGCGGAGTCGAGGCAGAGATCGAGTGGACCACCGATGATGCGCCGGTCCCCCTGCACGAGTCGATCACCTCGACTATCACCGAGGTGACCGACGAATTCGGGCTCACTCGATCCACGATGTTCTCCGGAGCCGGACACGATGCCGGGATCATCGCAGCGAAGACCCAGGTCGGCATGATCTTCGTGCCTTCCGTCGACGGACGCAGCCACTGCCCTGAGGAGTTCACCGACTTCGCCGACATCATGCCCGGCATCTCTGTCCTGCTCGAAACCGTTCTGCGCATCGATCGCCGCAGTCGCGACTGATAGCGGGGGCGGGTAATGTTCCGGTCGTGACGACTCCCATTCCCGCCGAAACCGCCGACGACTCCAGACGCTACCGCCCCGACCCGACCGTCCTGAACGCACTGACCTCACCGAGGCTGCTCACCCGTGAGGTCCTCGCCGGACTCGTCGTCGGGCTCGCCCTCATCCCCGAGGCGATCGCGTTCTCGATCATCGCCGGGGTCGATCCGAAGGTCGGGCTGTTCTCCGCTTTCATCATGGCGACCTCGATCGCGTTCCTCGGCGGGCGTCCGGCCATGATCTCGGCGGCAACCGGAGCGGTGGCGCTCGTCATCGCCCCCGTCGCCCGCGAGCACGGGATGGACATGTTCATCGCCACCGTCATGCTCGCCGGTGTGTTCCAGATCCTGCTGGCAGTGGCGGGCGTGGCAAAGCTCATCCGGTTCATCCCCCGCAGCGTCATGGTCGGGTTCGTCAACGCCCTGTCGATCCTCGTCTTCGCAGCTCAGGTCCCCCACGTCATCGGAGTGCCGTGGATGGTCTACCCGCTGCTGGCCATCGGCATCGTCGTGCTCGTGTTCATGCCGAAGCTGACGAAGATCGTGCCGGCGCCGCTGGTCACGATCGTGCTCATCACCGGCATCGCCATCGTCTTCGCCATCGATGTCCCCACCGTCAGCGATCAGGGCGAGCTGCCTCGCAGCCTGCCCGAGCTCTTCATTCCGGACATCCCGCTGACTTGGCAGACCTTCACCACGATCGCGCCCTATTCGCTGGCCATGGCTCTGGTCGGGCTGATGGAATCGCTCATGACCGCCAAACTCGTTGACGAGATCACCGACACGCACTCGAACAAGACCCGCGAGTCCTGGGGCCAGGGTGCCGCGAACATGATCTCCGGCCTCTTCGGCGGTATGGGCGGCTGCGCGATGATCGGGCAGACGATGATCAACGTCCGTGCCTCGGGTGCGAGGACCCGGATCTCGACGTTCATGGCCGGAGCGTTCCTGCTCATCCTCGTCGTCGTGCTCGGCGACGTCGTGGGCATGATCCCAATGGTCGCGCTCGCTGCAATCATGATGATGGTCTGCGTCGACACCTTCGACTGGCATTCGATCCGCCCCTCGACGCTGAAGATGCTGCCGAAGTCCGAGACCTTCGTCATGATCGCCACCGTTGCGGTCGTCGTCGCCACCGGCAACCTCGCCATCGGCGTCGTCGTCGGAGTGTTCGTGGCCAGTGTGCTCTTCGTTCGGCGGGTCGCCCACTTCGTCACCGTCGAACGCACGATCACCAGATCCGCGGCAGGTCCGGATGGGGACGATTCCACCGACACCGAGGCGGTTGCCCGCTATGTGGTCCGCGGCGAGCTCTTCTTCGCCTCGTCGAACGATCTGACGACTCAGTTCCGATACACGCACGATCCCGATCACGTCGTCATCGATATGACGGAATCACATGTCTGGGACGCGTCGACCGTGGCCGCCCTCGACGCGATCGTGACGAAGTACGAAGCGCTGGGCACGCGCGTGGAGATCACCGGAATGAACGCCTATACCGAGACACTGCATGCTCGGCTCTCCGGCGGGCTGGGGTAGGTCCCCGGCGACGCTGCGCAGAGGCTCGTGTGCCCTCAGCTCCCCCGATAAGTGTGGCCAGATTGCCATTTTCGCGCCCGAAGCGTGCAATCTGGCCACACTTATCTCCCGTTGACGCGGTGTGCAGAGGGTCGGTTAGACTGCAACGGATGATTTCCACCATGCGCGGCGCCGATTTCAGGCCGCAGGTGTGGGTGCTCGGACATTCCGGCACCAACGGCTACATCACCTCCTGGGGCATGATGCTCTCCGGCACTGCCCCATTGCCTGCCGGATCACCACTCCGGCCCTCTCCCTGAGCAGAAGATGACACTCGCCCCCGCCTCGGCGACCTAGCGGTGACCTGACGGGGCGACCACTCGCACATTTCGGGCCGGACATGCACAGACTCCGGCAACGAAATGGAATCATCGTGACCTCACCTTCCCTCGCCACATCTCCCGGTTCCCGCCTGCTTGCGACGCTGCGCCGCGACACCGTCGGCGGCGCATTGCTCCTCATCGCCGCTGCTGCCGCTCTGATCTGGGCCAACTCTCCGGCATCGGCCGGATACCTCGCGATCCGAGACTGGGAGTTCGGCTATGAACCCTGGCACCTGCGGCTGGGCATCGGGCAGTGGGCCTCCGACGGACTGCTCGCGGTCTTCTTCTTCCTCGTCGGCATCGAACTCAAGGCGGAATTCACCCGCGGTGACCTGCGCCGGCTCCGCACCGCCGTCGTCCCGATCACTGCGGCGGCCGGTGGAGTCCTCGTCCCCGCCCTCATCTGCGCGGCCTTTCTGCTCACCCGCCCGGAGCTGATGCGCGGCTGGGCCATTCCCACCGCGACCGACATCGCCTTCGCAGTGGCCGTCCTCGCGATCGTCGGATCCCATCTGCCCAAGGCTCTGCGTCTCTTCCTGCTGACTCTGGCCGCGGTCGACGACCTATTGGCGATCGCCATCATCGCGATCTTCTATACCGAGACCATCGCGATTCTCCCCCTCGCCACCGCGCTTGGAGTCGTCATCGTCTACGGACTCATCGCAAGTCGTTTCCGTCGCATCTTCGTCGAGCGCGCCTGGGCCACATGGGTCGTTCTCCTCCCCCTCGGGCTCGTCGCCTGGGCGCTCATGCACGCCTCAGGTGTCCACGCGACCATCGCCGGAGTGCTGCTGGGTTTCACGATCCCCGCAGTCGTCGGCCGTGCTTCGAACCAAACGCCCGCTGCCTCCGGCGGTCACTCATGCGAAGGCGAGGCCCAGTCCGGAATCGACCTCGCCGAGGCGCTCGAACACCGTATACGACCGCTGTCGGCCGGGCTCGCCGTCCCGGTCTTCGCCTTCTTCGCCGCCGGTGTCGATATCGGAGGAACTGACGGCCTGGTATCGGCGTTCTCCCATCCCCTGACCTACGGAATCATGGCGGCACTGGTCGTGGGCAAGCCGGTGGGCATCCTCGCCTCCACATGGCTGGTCAGCCGGTTCACCGCAGGTTTGGATCCCAGCCTACGTTGGGCCGACCTCACCGGCATCGGACTGCTTGCCGGAATCGGCTTCACCGTCTCTCTCCTCGTCGCCGAACTCAGCTTCACCGCCGGTTCGGTCGAACACGATGTTGCGAAGGTCGCCGTTCTCAGCGCCTCTCTGCTCTCGGCAGTACTCGCCGCGCTCATCCTCACTGCCCGTAATGCCCATCACCGTCGCCTGTCGCAGGAGTGAAGGAGGTCGGTGACCGGCGAATCCGCATCATGTGATTGCCAGTTCCGACACAGACTGCCGCACTAGGATTCGAACCGTCCCTGTTCATCCCGACGACCAACATCGACAGAGCATTCGACCAACTGAGAAGGACCGTGCCATGGCATTCGACAAGTTTCTCAACAAGGCCAAGAACCTCGCCAATGATCCCAAGGTCAAGGACAAACTCAATTCGGACAAGGGCGAGAAGATCACTGACTCAGTCCTCGACAAAGCCGCCGGCGTCGCCGACTCGCTGACCGGGGGCAAGCACTCGGACAAGATCAAGAAGGCCCGGGATGCGGCGGATAACGCCATCGGCAATGACCGTGGCCAGACCGGTGGAACGAACCGTGGAGACGATCAGCCCGGTGGCGCGAACCGCAACGACGTTCGCGGGAACGACGTCCGCGGAGACGATCAGACCGGCGGAGCGAACCGTCGTGACGATGGCTTCGACGGCGACAATGGATCAGCCGGAAGCCGCTGACCACTGATCTTCTGCATCAGCTGTTCGAGCCCCTGCCGACCACGGCAGGGGCTCGAACTCTGTTCGGCGGTGCCCTGCGACACAGCAGAGGCAGAGACGCAGTGCGGTCGGCAACGCAGACTCAGGAATCGATCTCCGGGGTCGGCAGGGATGCCGGGTCGGCGTCGATCGTGATCCGCACCGCGTCGATGGCGGTGTGATCGCGCAGCAGCTCCTCGCCCGACACCTCCCACCCATCTCCCTTCTTCTCGCCGCACGACTCGCTGTGCGGAGAGATGACCTCACAGTCGACGGCGGTGATCGGCGCCTCGGACTCGATGACGAGGTCGCCGCGGTCCAAGGGCCGGAAGTACACGACAATGCCGCGGCCCTGTTTCCCGTGGACGTCTGCGGCCGGCACCGCCGCCCCGGCAACCTCGTAGTCGAGGACG encodes:
- a CDS encoding M20 family metallo-hydrolase, whose translation is MINPVSERVASELTELSTLTDSERPGWTRRALSEFDVSGREFARRLMRQAGMDTRIDGAGNVIGVLPGRLGGRQIMLGSHTDTVDGGGRFDGIVGVLGAIEVVRLIREHGIRVDHDLVVVVFFNEEPNEFGLFCVGSRAMTGQVDRSTLAVTDPHGRSLAEALPDSRIDPEEFLSSAYDFTPVTAFLELHIEQGPELERAGRQIGVVETITGINHFRALFTGRQDHAGTTPMDVRADAGCAAAGTVLAVESIAESGTNTRGTSGQIRFTPEAVNVVSQIAQVEGEFRGPDGSWLNDAQRRLTAAAGTEAEKRGVEAEIEWTTDDAPVPLHESITSTITEVTDEFGLTRSTMFSGAGHDAGIIAAKTQVGMIFVPSVDGRSHCPEEFTDFADIMPGISVLLETVLRIDRRSRD
- a CDS encoding LmeA family phospholipid-binding protein codes for the protein MTTAQTLQYPQPDRPRRRSRRTTLIVSAVVIVLTLIIGVIAADRIVDYTTEQRIADGLADYGETEVSVDGFFVLTQLASRELNSVHVTADEATYEGVDFTDVDAKLYDVPTSGSKPIGTVDGTAVLPHSTLDELAAEHANLPEGMSFTTVGDELFLKGSMFGQDLLVGIDPKADGRRAVVDATTIKLGSAEFPLDRLPAFLTSAISDIVIDLDFLPAGLELTDITATDSGLQVRLHGSGVSMQ
- the nhaA gene encoding Na+/H+ antiporter NhaA, with translation MTSPSLATSPGSRLLATLRRDTVGGALLLIAAAAALIWANSPASAGYLAIRDWEFGYEPWHLRLGIGQWASDGLLAVFFFLVGIELKAEFTRGDLRRLRTAVVPITAAAGGVLVPALICAAFLLTRPELMRGWAIPTATDIAFAVAVLAIVGSHLPKALRLFLLTLAAVDDLLAIAIIAIFYTETIAILPLATALGVVIVYGLIASRFRRIFVERAWATWVVLLPLGLVAWALMHASGVHATIAGVLLGFTIPAVVGRASNQTPAASGGHSCEGEAQSGIDLAEALEHRIRPLSAGLAVPVFAFFAAGVDIGGTDGLVSAFSHPLTYGIMAALVVGKPVGILASTWLVSRFTAGLDPSLRWADLTGIGLLAGIGFTVSLLVAELSFTAGSVEHDVAKVAVLSASLLSAVLAALILTARNAHHRRLSQE
- a CDS encoding antitoxin; translated protein: MAFDKFLNKAKNLANDPKVKDKLNSDKGEKITDSVLDKAAGVADSLTGGKHSDKIKKARDAADNAIGNDRGQTGGTNRGDDQPGGANRNDVRGNDVRGDDQTGGANRRDDGFDGDNGSAGSR
- a CDS encoding SulP family inorganic anion transporter, which encodes MTTPIPAETADDSRRYRPDPTVLNALTSPRLLTREVLAGLVVGLALIPEAIAFSIIAGVDPKVGLFSAFIMATSIAFLGGRPAMISAATGAVALVIAPVAREHGMDMFIATVMLAGVFQILLAVAGVAKLIRFIPRSVMVGFVNALSILVFAAQVPHVIGVPWMVYPLLAIGIVVLVFMPKLTKIVPAPLVTIVLITGIAIVFAIDVPTVSDQGELPRSLPELFIPDIPLTWQTFTTIAPYSLAMALVGLMESLMTAKLVDEITDTHSNKTRESWGQGAANMISGLFGGMGGCAMIGQTMINVRASGARTRISTFMAGAFLLILVVVLGDVVGMIPMVALAAIMMMVCVDTFDWHSIRPSTLKMLPKSETFVMIATVAVVVATGNLAIGVVVGVFVASVLFVRRVAHFVTVERTITRSAAGPDGDDSTDTEAVARYVVRGELFFASSNDLTTQFRYTHDPDHVVIDMTESHVWDASTVAALDAIVTKYEALGTRVEITGMNAYTETLHARLSGGLG